Proteins encoded in a region of the Candidatus Moanabacter tarae genome:
- the ytrF_1 gene encoding ABC transporter permease YtrF — MGCEKQESSGRFISDTIIGTVFVVLAFVALVCYAFRFTKEPRSGLVFPSDAYDPLPMQQAMQSDMIEKRQEEILTLGSRFLGQPGFYAAEEFMEKAYKDAGLEILTQDLLSTVPITHQREISIIRTGPDGFPQDVPVPDVEVYPFMPNYLQPSVTPEEGITGELILLTPETLNTRGQFDDCIGLLDVRQAQIDKRYEFRWTTYARLGIKALIVSHPDGFEQVPWISVASRKSGMVSSAPVNYVRLAATPGIFSHVGKRLRLKIRVTYDNIPNQTVIGILRAEQKAREALVLFTSHGATSILPDRAPGTLQALGPAVQLQLLKGFLSYRDTLARDIFFVSSGARVMAEDGTNNLIRVLQTNAVKGSGSAKSQTPPLGYENQALSIDASRRLAPLIEDRESNATELGRIQSILPLFENRKFLLNSEVTKTLLGKLDRGTREEFESQFEFVLDTLVFEKKEPLLQARLAFLRNPKTSAKDPIFLQYQQLRREYETAMSASGYRAMNLAVAKPDYVRSQDVRGRTLRRILEIKAHHEKRATQISADINIARELSDYDNIAILEAKLAPAKSGESQAEVLSFDTGTVHVETDAFSILSVLSNAKRRLRKDEESVYIPSLSQTQYERVAQNIGPIPNYSGRMWTNYGYASHTFVNFDRRGSYSHFHDPVTVLPLKSVASLKNSLSVIGESFLSMAHGAGLVGPVTPHDEEQRAFNGRVLASNVGRSMVPDYPISGAVIGGRPEPDDDSFSYPGHYAHPLVMTDVYGEFNLPHNSSRFVVTVNKYNPIAATYDKTGLVNYIKDEGEEAQRLFKSVDLGTRKSATKDISIVTFRASPMAVIDLINPQTLKDYSAISMIDSDGMAMAKKLCNFRDPSIDVTFLEPDEHVYIELQAGAVDNELVQVTRAFMLGPKIPINARRKKDIEGPGFLVADHPFVLRVPHRVAQSMASVNAHRLSLQNSYAMADSRTNEHHNRMLFNLKKAENKSEIQHESMRYARKANVYGILNHPILRESVFEAIISILWYLALLVPFVFFFEKLVFCYPDIRKQLISQAVIFLVVFVLLRLLHPAFAMVRSSLMILLGFIIILITFGVTVLFSSKFQENLEDLQRQAGKVAQATVNPLGVVGSAFMLGLNNMHRRRMRTGLTCATLTLLILAMICFTTVKNDIVDESFALGKASYQGFLIKAGELMEPTTQSEVMALQEQFGDHYAVCPRKFLVGMEHASDKSRRNPDLEAVYERSQTKRKVKFDSVIQFSHREPLREQLKFLTNPWWFSTVDEDSTTEQFPVIIPDGMASRLGIIPYVVDQSEVYITIGGRRCRVRGIFDSESLTALRDLDGRDLLPFDIEAMEVIVKYRKDGTAILANDEDPRISADRVILAPMRELSLGASNSQDRTFSVAVVMSELDYQMMRTEVNDFLEQKAAPVYYGIDGVAYKGWRTRKLSLAGLIDLLIPLVLASLTVLNTIRGSVFERRDEIYVYNAVGIAPRFVFFIFFAESLVYLVVSSLLGYLLSQGMGRILTTLDLTGGMNMTFTSITTVYASIALGGVVILSSWFPARTAAEIATPSEDAGWNLPKPTGANAEILEFDLPFIFSQRERFAVLAFFDRYLRNQGEGSSGRFFSGIPKISLAEALDPNSKKDLIPNISAPIWLKPFDLGVSQQLTISLPKHTLTDQFRANISLYHLSGTRESWLRLNNSFVALIRTHFLHWRIVDTEEREEMLHEALEKLAENSSIEDSSEQTV; from the coding sequence ATGGGGTGCGAAAAACAAGAATCATCTGGTCGGTTTATCAGTGATACCATCATCGGAACCGTTTTTGTTGTACTCGCATTTGTCGCTCTTGTTTGTTACGCTTTCCGCTTCACAAAGGAGCCCCGGTCAGGCCTTGTCTTCCCCTCCGATGCCTACGATCCCCTGCCAATGCAACAAGCTATGCAATCGGACATGATAGAGAAGCGGCAGGAAGAGATCCTCACCTTGGGATCTAGATTCCTTGGTCAACCCGGCTTCTATGCCGCAGAAGAGTTTATGGAAAAGGCTTACAAGGATGCAGGCCTGGAGATTCTAACACAGGATCTTCTATCTACTGTGCCTATCACTCACCAACGAGAAATTTCTATCATACGTACTGGACCTGACGGCTTCCCCCAAGATGTACCCGTACCAGATGTTGAGGTCTATCCCTTCATGCCCAATTATCTTCAACCCTCCGTCACTCCTGAGGAAGGAATAACCGGCGAACTAATTCTACTCACCCCCGAGACACTTAATACTCGAGGACAATTCGACGACTGCATAGGCCTCCTCGATGTTCGCCAAGCACAAATCGATAAACGGTACGAATTCCGCTGGACAACATATGCAAGACTTGGAATCAAAGCGCTCATCGTTTCCCATCCTGACGGGTTTGAACAAGTACCATGGATTTCAGTAGCAAGCCGCAAGTCCGGTATGGTATCAAGCGCTCCCGTTAACTACGTAAGGCTCGCCGCAACCCCAGGTATTTTTAGTCATGTCGGGAAGCGACTTCGTTTGAAGATTCGAGTCACTTACGACAACATTCCGAATCAAACCGTTATCGGGATCCTTAGAGCCGAGCAAAAGGCACGTGAGGCCTTGGTCTTGTTCACTTCCCACGGAGCTACTTCGATTCTTCCTGATCGTGCTCCTGGAACTCTCCAAGCCCTGGGGCCAGCGGTCCAGCTTCAGCTACTCAAAGGATTCTTATCCTATCGAGACACTCTTGCGCGCGATATTTTCTTTGTCAGCTCTGGAGCCCGAGTCATGGCAGAAGATGGTACCAACAATCTCATAAGGGTACTCCAAACGAATGCGGTAAAAGGCTCTGGATCGGCAAAATCACAGACCCCCCCACTTGGTTACGAAAATCAGGCTTTAAGTATCGATGCTTCACGCCGACTCGCCCCCCTCATTGAGGATAGGGAGTCCAACGCAACGGAACTTGGAAGGATCCAATCGATATTACCACTCTTTGAAAACAGGAAATTTCTCCTCAACTCTGAAGTAACAAAAACCCTTCTTGGGAAACTGGATAGAGGAACTCGCGAGGAGTTTGAGTCTCAATTTGAGTTCGTCCTCGATACCCTCGTATTTGAGAAAAAAGAGCCCCTCCTTCAAGCGCGTTTGGCTTTTCTTCGCAATCCCAAAACGTCGGCAAAAGATCCGATCTTTCTACAGTATCAGCAATTACGCCGTGAATACGAAACGGCAATGTCGGCAAGCGGGTACCGCGCGATGAATCTAGCTGTAGCTAAACCAGATTATGTCCGGTCACAAGATGTTAGGGGCCGTACCCTCCGACGCATACTCGAAATCAAAGCACACCACGAGAAGCGTGCCACCCAAATATCCGCCGACATTAATATCGCGAGGGAACTTTCAGACTACGATAATATAGCGATTCTTGAAGCGAAACTCGCGCCTGCCAAGAGCGGTGAATCTCAAGCTGAGGTCCTTAGCTTCGACACTGGAACCGTACATGTTGAAACTGACGCTTTTAGTATTCTAAGCGTGCTTTCAAATGCCAAACGCCGTTTGAGAAAGGATGAGGAAAGCGTGTATATTCCCTCTCTCTCCCAGACTCAGTACGAACGAGTTGCGCAGAATATAGGTCCAATACCCAATTATTCTGGACGAATGTGGACTAATTATGGCTATGCCTCTCACACATTTGTTAATTTCGACCGCCGTGGATCCTATAGCCACTTCCACGACCCGGTCACTGTACTTCCCCTAAAGTCAGTAGCCTCTTTAAAAAACAGCCTCTCTGTTATCGGAGAATCATTCCTCTCGATGGCCCATGGGGCTGGACTGGTTGGTCCTGTAACTCCCCACGACGAGGAACAGAGAGCATTCAATGGAAGGGTGCTAGCTTCAAATGTCGGTAGATCAATGGTTCCAGATTACCCCATCAGTGGGGCTGTCATTGGAGGGCGCCCTGAGCCAGATGATGACTCTTTCAGCTATCCTGGCCACTATGCCCATCCGCTTGTAATGACCGATGTCTACGGAGAATTTAATCTCCCTCACAATAGCTCTCGCTTCGTTGTTACGGTCAATAAGTACAACCCCATTGCAGCCACCTACGATAAGACCGGGCTCGTGAATTACATAAAGGACGAGGGTGAAGAGGCCCAGCGTCTATTTAAATCGGTTGATTTGGGAACTAGGAAGTCGGCTACAAAAGATATATCTATCGTCACCTTCCGCGCGTCTCCCATGGCGGTAATCGACCTTATCAATCCACAAACACTCAAAGATTACTCTGCTATTTCAATGATCGATTCAGATGGTATGGCAATGGCCAAAAAACTCTGTAATTTCCGAGATCCTAGCATTGACGTCACTTTCCTGGAACCAGACGAACATGTGTACATTGAACTGCAGGCCGGAGCAGTAGACAATGAACTCGTCCAAGTGACACGAGCATTCATGTTAGGACCGAAAATTCCTATCAACGCGCGTAGAAAAAAAGACATTGAAGGCCCTGGCTTTCTTGTTGCAGACCATCCTTTTGTACTCCGGGTACCCCACCGGGTAGCTCAATCTATGGCATCCGTAAATGCCCATCGATTGAGTCTACAGAACAGTTACGCCATGGCAGATTCCCGTACCAATGAGCACCACAACCGAATGCTGTTTAATCTAAAAAAGGCCGAGAATAAATCGGAGATCCAACATGAAAGCATGAGGTATGCCCGGAAGGCGAACGTCTATGGAATTTTGAACCATCCAATCCTAAGGGAATCCGTCTTCGAAGCAATAATCAGTATTCTGTGGTATCTTGCTCTCCTCGTTCCTTTTGTCTTTTTCTTTGAAAAATTGGTTTTCTGTTATCCCGACATTCGCAAACAACTGATTTCACAAGCCGTTATTTTCCTCGTTGTCTTTGTCCTCTTGCGTTTGCTCCATCCTGCCTTTGCCATGGTCCGCTCATCGCTGATGATTCTGTTGGGCTTCATAATCATTCTCATTACTTTTGGCGTCACCGTTCTTTTTTCCTCAAAGTTCCAAGAAAACCTTGAGGATCTTCAACGTCAGGCTGGGAAAGTGGCTCAGGCAACGGTAAATCCACTGGGGGTCGTCGGTTCAGCCTTTATGTTAGGACTGAATAACATGCACCGGCGCCGGATGCGCACCGGTCTCACCTGCGCCACGCTCACCCTACTCATTTTGGCCATGATCTGTTTTACCACTGTGAAAAACGATATCGTGGATGAGTCCTTTGCGTTAGGTAAAGCTTCCTATCAAGGCTTTCTCATTAAGGCTGGAGAACTGATGGAACCAACCACCCAATCCGAAGTAATGGCTCTCCAGGAACAGTTTGGCGATCACTACGCCGTCTGTCCCCGGAAATTTCTTGTGGGTATGGAACACGCTTCTGACAAAAGCCGTAGGAATCCGGACCTCGAGGCGGTCTACGAAAGAAGCCAGACAAAAAGAAAGGTGAAGTTTGATTCGGTCATTCAGTTCAGCCACAGAGAACCCTTGCGAGAGCAATTAAAGTTTCTCACTAATCCCTGGTGGTTTTCAACGGTTGATGAAGATAGCACCACAGAACAATTTCCAGTAATCATTCCAGATGGAATGGCTAGCCGGCTTGGGATCATACCATATGTCGTAGATCAATCTGAGGTTTATATTACAATTGGGGGTCGAAGGTGCCGTGTAAGGGGTATATTCGATTCTGAATCACTCACCGCATTACGGGACCTCGACGGTAGAGATCTTTTGCCTTTCGACATCGAAGCAATGGAAGTAATTGTCAAATATCGTAAAGATGGAACCGCCATCCTAGCAAATGATGAAGACCCAAGAATTTCTGCCGATAGAGTGATTCTGGCACCAATGAGAGAACTGAGCCTAGGTGCCTCTAATTCTCAAGACCGTACTTTTTCCGTCGCAGTCGTTATGTCAGAACTGGACTACCAGATGATGCGTACAGAAGTTAATGATTTTCTAGAACAAAAGGCAGCTCCCGTCTACTATGGTATAGATGGAGTTGCCTACAAAGGCTGGCGTACTCGAAAACTGTCCTTGGCAGGTCTAATCGATTTGCTGATCCCTCTGGTACTGGCCTCTCTGACCGTACTAAATACAATCCGTGGTTCCGTGTTCGAAAGACGTGATGAAATCTATGTCTACAATGCTGTTGGCATCGCACCTCGTTTTGTCTTCTTTATCTTTTTTGCTGAATCTCTGGTGTATTTGGTGGTCAGCTCACTCCTTGGTTATCTTCTCAGTCAGGGAATGGGACGTATCCTAACCACGCTAGATCTAACTGGGGGTATGAACATGACCTTTACCTCAATTACCACTGTCTACGCCTCAATAGCCTTAGGCGGGGTAGTAATCTTATCTTCATGGTTTCCTGCCCGAACTGCAGCAGAAATTGCGACTCCATCGGAAGACGCTGGATGGAACTTACCAAAACCGACCGGTGCGAACGCCGAGATCTTAGAATTTGATCTCCCGTTTATCTTCAGCCAAAGAGAACGTTTTGCCGTCCTAGCCTTCTTTGATCGATATCTTAGGAATCAGGGTGAAGGAAGTTCCGGGCGATTTTTTTCTGGAATCCCTAAAATCAGTCTAGCGGAGGCTCTAGATCCCAACTCTAAAAAAGATCTGATCCCAAATATCAGCGCCCCCATTTGGCTCAAACCCTTTGATCTGGGCGTTTCACAGCAATTAACCATATCCTTACCAAAGCACACGCTCACCGATCAGTTCCGGGCCAACATTAGTTTATATCACCTTTCGGGCACACGCGAATCATGGCTTCGGCTCAACAACAGCTTCGTCGCCCTGATCAGAACACATTTCTTGCATTGGCGGATCGTAGATACTGAAGAGCGAGAAGAAATGCTACACGAGGCCCTGGAGAAGCTTGCTGAAAACTCTTCTATCGAAGACTCGTCAGAGCAAACAGTGTGA